From the Oncorhynchus nerka isolate Pitt River linkage group LG28, Oner_Uvic_2.0, whole genome shotgun sequence genome, one window contains:
- the LOC115113549 gene encoding zinc finger protein 507-like, with translation MEDSSGVAILLPLSRGQQETVFIPERVETPPGTLMEPRDGDQRQQQAADSLIEVIEKLSKIVEKRPRRCTLAGKKRALMSCASIRVPEIREGSGGSSPCKRVRELEEEVKEEEIKPDSSAPAGSSRTITCYQCSLCRFLSPTLSLLKEHLRQHDEQHSDLILMCSECRFTSSHQEELEAHVRLHFDCSNSNKNPVSSQQAREGNEDLGMGGSVEDVVFKTAMDCAEEIPAKKKWYSYEESGMYRCLICSYVCGQQRMLKTHAWKHAGLVDCSYPIFEDEAVAPSRQEAPAPPVAPPAEEAIVVLTPVPENSQNLNKMSTFQIDLCAPVAECKNEARTEPITEESPVERLSKDSEPMLEVQVTTETEVELVQDCHQITSTTDSLLSSAQKIISCSPNSAGHVNVIVERLPCAEEPVATQPLLPSPEVGRDESLLAAEEAGHVENQPMLAYKDEQQEVVICWSNSERQQTTTDPPRDENAPPARRRTHSESLRLHSLAAEALVALPMRTAEHIRSIVGQCSQSPDTGQRLLEMAAAVSADRAPAAVEELAGVGSVGSALVDLELQGSREYGLAEGPTKAGISLSLLTVIERLKERSDQNASDEDILKELQDNAQSQHAVEVSACGGGDPGNPGGGLVDYIPGSERPYRCRLCRYSSGNKGYIKQHLRVHRQRQPYQCPICEHIALDSKDLEGHMINHCKTRVYHCKQCTEAFYYKSQLRNHVRDQHGLGDTNATLTPVTETTATMEESEKMTNDDSISSQKVYRCDVCDYSSSTYVGVRNHRRIHNSDKPYRCCSCDFATTNMNSLKSHMRRHPQEHQAVQLLEQYRCSLCGYVCSHPPSLKSHMWKHAGDQNYNYEQVNKAINEAISQSVR, from the exons ATGGAGGACAGCAGTGGAGTTGCcatcctgctccccctctctagAGGCCAACAGGAGACTGTCTTCATCCCTGAAAGGGTGGAAACGCCTCCAGGTACCCTGATGGAGCCTAGGGATGGTGACCAGAGGCAGCAGCAGGCCGCAGACTCCCTCATCGAGGTGATCGAGAAGCTCAGCAAGATCGTGGAGAAGCGCCCACGTCGATGTACCCTGGCTGGGAAGAAGAGAGCCCTCATGTCCTGTGCCTCCATCAGAGTCCCAGAGATCAGGGAGGGCAGTGGTGGGTCCTCCCCCTGCAAGAGAGTCCGGGAGTTGGAGGAagaggtgaaagaggaggagatcaAGCCAGACAGCAGTGCCCCTGCTGGCAGCAGTAGGACCATCACCTGTTACCAGTGCAGCCTGTGTCGGTTCCTGTCCCCGACCTTGAGCCTGCTGAAGGAGCACCTGCGGCAGCACGATGAGCAGCACAGTGACCTCATCCTCATGTGTTCTGAGTGTCGCTTCACCTCCAGCCACCAGGAGGAGCTAGAGGCCCACGTCAGGCTCCACTTTGACTGCAGCAACTCCAACAAGAACCCTGTATCCAGCCAGCAGgccagagaggggaatgaggactTGGGGATGGGGGGTAGTGTGGAGGACGTTGTGTTCAAAACCGCCATGGACTGTGCTGAGGAGATCCCTGCTAAGAAGAAGTGGTACAGCTATGAGGAGTCTGGGATGTACCGCTGCCTGATCTGCAGCTATGTGTGTGGACAGCAGCGAATGCTAAAGACACATGCATGGAAGCACGCAGGTCTGGTGGACTGCTCTTACCCGATCTTTGAGGACGAGGCAGTGGCACCTTCCAGACAAGAAGCACCAGCACCTCCTGTAGCTCCTCCTGCAGAGGAAGCCATAGTGGTCCTCACCCCGGTCCCAGAGAACTCCCAGAACCTCAACAAGATGTCCACCTTCCAGATTGACCTCTGTGCTCCTGTGGCGGAGTGTAAGAATGAGGCCAGGACAGAACCAATCACAGAGGAGAGCCCAGTGGAGAGGCTATCTAAAGACTCAGAGCCAATGTTGGAGGTACAGGTGACCACAGAGACAGAGGTGGAACTTGTGCAGGACTGTCATCAAATTACAAGCACAACAGACAGCCTCCTGTCATCAGCCCAGAAGATCATCAGCTGCAGTCCCAACAGTGCCGGCCATGTCAACGTCATAGTGGAGCGACTGCCGTGTGCAGAGGAACCCGTGGCCACCCAGCCCCTCCTCCCCAGCCCAGAGGTGGGCAGAGACGAGAGCCTGCTGGCTGCAGAGGAGGCGGGCCATGTGGAGAACCAGCCAATGCTTGCTTACAAGGATGAGCAGCAGGAGGTGGTGATTTGCTGGAGCAACAGCGAGAGGCAGCAGACCACCACGGACCCTCCGCGTGACGAGAACGCTCCCCCAGCCCGCAGGAGGACCCACTCTGAGTCTCTGAGGCTGCACTCCCTGGCTGCTGAAGCTCTGGTGGCCTTGCCCATGAGGACCGCAGAGCACATCAGGAGCATCGTGGGTCAATGCTCCCAGAGCCCTGACACGGGCCAGAGGCTCCTGGAGATGGCTGCAGCAGTTTCAGCCGACAGAGCCCCTGCAGCGGTAGAGGAGCTGGCAGGAGTGGGCAGCGTGGGGTCAGCCCTGGTAGACCTGGAGCTACAGGGGTCCAGAGAGTACGGGCTGGCTGAGGGCCCCACCAAGGCTGGCATCAGCCTGTCCCTGCTGACGGTCATAGAGAGGCTGAAGGAGCGCTCGGACCAGAACGCCTCAGATGAGGACATCCTGAAGGAGCTCCAGGACAACGCCCAGAGCCAGCACGCCGTGGAGGTCAGCGCCTGTGGCGGGGGGGACCCGGGTaaccctggtggtggtctggtggACTACATCCCTGGCAGCGAGAGGCCCTACCGCTGTCGCCTGTGTCGCTACAGCAGTGGGAACAAGGGCTACATCAAGCAGCACCTGCGAGTACACCGCCAGAGACAGCCCTATCAGTGTCCCATCTGTGAACACATTGCCCTGGACAGCAAAGATCTAGAGGGCCACATGATCAACCACTGCAAGACCAGGGTGTACCACTGCAAGCAGTGTACTGAGGCCTTCTATTACAAA AGTCAGCTGAGGAACCACGTTAGAGACCAGCACGGTTTGGGCGACACCAACGCAACACTAACCCCTGTCACTGAAACCACGGCAACCATGGAGGAATCTGAAAAGATGACAAATGACG ATTCCATCAGTTCGCAGAAGGTGTACAGATGCGATGTGTGTGATTACAGCAGCTCCACTTACGTTGGAGTTCGGAACCACCGGAGGATCCATAACTCTGACAAGCCTTACAG GTGCTGCAGCTGTGACTTTGCCACGACCAACATGAACAGCCTGAAGAGCCACATGAGGAGACATCCCCAGGAGCACCAGGCTGTCCAGCTACTGGAGCAGTACAG GTGTTCACTGTGTGGCTATGTGTGCAGTCACCCTCCGTCCCTCAAGTCTCACATGTGGAAGCACGCTGGCGATCAGAACTACAACTACGAGCAGGTGAACAAGGCCATCAACGAGGCCATCTCCCAGAGCGTCcggtga
- the LOC135565515 gene encoding zinc finger protein 507-like produces FPGAPQKVSAVGEAVAEQSGVVHCGKKERVFVDPAPLAEVPVDSVFGGGSGPTTELIQWSSREQAPQSDNPQHSPQGKEGVQSRAGMEYCVLLFCCCICGFESTSKERLMEHMKEHEGDIISIILNKEQQGAAQPAEGSTAQ; encoded by the coding sequence TTCCCCGGTGCCCCGCAGAAGGTTTCAGCAGTGGGGGAGGCAGTGGCAGAGCAGTCTGGTGTGGTGCATtgtgggaagaaggagagggtctTTGTGGACCCAGCCCCCCTAGCAGAGGTTCctgtggacagtgtgtttggcggTGGCTCAGGGCCAACAACAGAGCTCATCCAGTGGTCCTCCAGAGAGCAGGCCCCACAGAGCGACAACCCCCAGCACAGCCCCCAAGGGAAGGAGGGGGTCCAGTCCCGGGCCGGCATGGAGTATTGtgtgctgctgttctgctgctgtatcTGTGGCTTTGAGTCTACCAgcaaggagagactgatggagcaCATGAAGGAACATGAGGGAGACATCATCAGCATCATCCTGAACAAGGAGCAGCAGGGAGCAGCCCAACCAGCAGAGGGCAGCACAGCACAGTGA